DNA from Eucalyptus grandis isolate ANBG69807.140 chromosome 5, ASM1654582v1, whole genome shotgun sequence:
TTGTTTTACCCGAAATCCCTTCTTCACACTTTAAATTCACAAAGTTTTCAGTCATTGTGTCAATATCCACTGAAATCCGATCATCCCACATAAGGGCCTATCCTCCCGCCTTACCCACTGGATCCACCACTACACACCTCTGGAATTGAAGTCTTCTTTTAATTCGTTGCACAAACTCAgccttattttttgtttccataataaaaaccaaacagggcctataAAGAGCCGTTAAGGCTCTCAACTCTCGGACTGTcaagggtgtgcccaacccTTGACAGTTCCAGCTCAGTATATTCATGGGTcatttggtggcttattagggctagccaccacaACCCGTGCTTCAACTTCTTTAGTCATCTGTAAGGGTGTTTCAAGAAGCTGAGTCTCATCCAACCAACCCTGTGCTAGGGTTAGTGTTGCTTGCACATggattttcctttgtttcttgaaagagggggtttttggttggatattggttttcttttttaggcTGTTTGAAGTAGATGTTTGGAGAGTAGGATTGCTGGTGTACTCCGGACCAGTGAGGAGAAGCGTTCTTTTCCCTGAGTTTTGCATCATTATCTCATTTGTGGTGTGAGAGTAATGGTCCATGAGCATCTGGTCTATTCTTCCCTGCTGAAGATTCTGGTTGTTAAGTAGTGGAAGGTGCTGGTGTTCTTCCCTAATTTCAGTTTGTCCTAGTTGTACAGGGGTTTCAGGAACaatctcttcttcattttgtgTTGGTGAAGCTTCATGGTAGAATACTTTCCAAAATGGACTATGGTCAGAGGTTTCTGCTTTCAACCAGCCTCCAAAGCATCCTCCCAGTTCAGTTGTGAATTTCTCCTCCTCATAAGGTATGTCTATACAATAAGTCGCATAATGGCCTATCTTGCCACAAGAGAAGCAGAAAAATGGTAGTCTCTCATATTTGAATTCCAGCCACACTTTTTTATTCCCATGTCGCATCAATTGTCCTACTCGCAATTCAGCCTCCACATCTAGCTCCACTCTTGCTTTCCCTATTTTCTAAAAAGCAGGGCCTCTAGCATCTGTTTTCACCTCCAAAACTCTCCCCATTGAACTTGCAATCTTCTTTATCATGCTTTCAGAATTCCATTCCAAAGGGAGCCCATAAATTCTGACCCAAAATGCACATGTTTTAAATTCATAATAGTGGAGAGGAGTGTCTGGCTCCCATGCTTTTAGCAACAGTAAATGGTTTGAAAACGACCAAGGACCTCCCTCTAATACTCGGTTTTTATCTCCTTCATTCCTGAAAGCAAAGctaattttcccattttctagTAGTTTCACCTTTACATTCTCATTCTTCCACACCTTTTTCATAGCTGTTGTAAGTGCTTGAAAGTTGACATTAGGGTTATTATAGAGCTGCCCAACTAGAGAGAATCGGCACTCTTGAAGTTTTTCAGCCGATAATTCCTCATCAAGAATAGTCATATCGTTCTCATACATCATCTTACCTAATTTATTGCAGAGATGGGCAAGACGGCCCTCAGCTTCTCCGTCCCCTTCCATCACTGCTAGGGAATAGCCGCGGTATGAAGGATTTGAGATGTTCCCTAATCTGGTAGTTCGACTCCTCAGATAGCGGAATGGAGCGACACCTGAATCCCTACGTGCGGATTATGTGCAGACTTCAATGGTGAGTGGATATGGGTACAACAGCGAAAGCTCCGCTGGTGACGAAGAACGCTGTCCTGATTCACGAGTTTGGATGAAACAGTAAATGAAGCAAGGGTATGATGGGTGATTAGGTTTTTGAGGGTGGGGGCTCGTGGAAATGGAGGAGACAGTGATGGGAAGCAAGGTTATGGTGGATGATTAGGGTTTGTGAGAGTGGGGGTTGCCATTGCTACACCTTCGGTAGAGAGAAAGCTCCGAGCGTGGAGAGGCAGTTTAGTACTTGAGGAGAGAACAAAGTGCATGATCTCACATTGCTACCCCTCAGATTGGTTTGGTTCACATGAGCCGTGCTAGGATTCTAATTGTATACATAGAGACAAATCCACGGGATTAGAAAAGACAGTAAGAAGGAATTATCAGCAATGCTGGGGATGCGTTCCGGCTCACGCCTCAAGAAGAAAACACAATTCTTTTTGCCATGATTTATGTTTGATAAGCCAATTTGATTACCAACTTatgttcttgatttttcttcatgagATTACATGTTGCTCGTCTTTCATTCTACTTCATCGATCGGAAAGAAGTTTCCTTGCTCTTTCACAGTCTACTGGAAGTTAGTTCTTGCTTGCCTGACCAAGTCTAACCCTTaaattcgacccaaaaaaagaagaagaccatGTGTCAAGAAATAATGCTGAAGAAAGAATTGTATAAGTTTTGTGTATTCCTCTGCATATTACTATATGGAATAATGAAAAGTATGCGAGCCTATCTAAAGATTTTATTAGATGATTATTTAAGGTAATATAATGATAGAATATGCAATTAATGTAAGATATGTAAAACTTAATGAATTACCTAAAATATTTCTAACATCCCCTCAAACTCAATGTGACGTTAAAGAAGTTGTTGGGGAAACTCCTTGTGATATTGTGATGATTACAAAATTATCCTTGGCTTAGTATCCACTGGATTAATGTGGGTGTTCATTATGATGAAGTTGTAACGTTTCAAAAAGACTGTGATAGTATTGTTGGTCTCTAACACCATGCTCGTTGAGTTATAAAAGATTATTCATGATGAATTAATCGTTTGTGATTCAACTACGAGTGATGGTATCAAGtagaaatcaaaatccaagacCAATTGAAATTTCTCACAATTAGATGGAAATATCTCACAAAGACATCTTGattttggctctttttttttttttttttttgggtgatatGAAAGATCAAACTTGTGAACAGCTGGTATTGAATTGTCTTAGGACGGCAAACGACATTAATGGGTGAGCCCATGGCATTGAATTTAGGCTAAGGTAAGTGTATAGTTCCACAATTGATCAAAACAAACTAGGTAGCTATCTTATCCCATTTCCTCATTTAGATTATAGTGTGCAAAGCAACGAAGAAAAGAATAAACCCACAATATCTTTTTCTATGTGGACTAGTTCATGGCCACTTAATTCTCCCTAGATATCTTGGGATAAGATAATTCAACATAATTCGTGCCAAAGTCTCTAATTGCCTTAGATCCAGGCATTcctttttcaagttttgtcaAATCTAGATTTGATCACCTCGAATCTTGCATCTTCCCCTCTTCCAAAGGCGAGTTTGAAGATAGAGTGGACCTTTGCTCAACTCATTCCTTCAAGAGGTGGCCCTTCTTTGGCCAAACGTTCTACTCTTaccaatttttcattaaattaatgatGCAACTGATACACACACCGAATctacttcctttttcttttctttttttctcgtcACTGAATCGCATTCCTTGACTTAAACTGAATTTCAAACAAATCAGAGTGAACTTATCAAGGATAAGGTCGACTAAGCTCGTTCATGTATCAACTTCATCTAGGCATTTCGCCAAAACACGTGACAGGCATCTCGGCTTAGTGATCAAAACGCAGGGACGAAGCAGCAACTTCAAATCACACGACCACAACATCATCATCCAAGCAGGCTCAAATCAATAACATATCCTCAATAAGATGCTGCTTTCATTCTAGAGTTCTCGGTCTCAAGTCTCACGTGCGAAGCGACAGAAACGAAGTATAAGCAATACcttgaagaaaaacaacaagCGGCCTTGAATGACGATGGAATCGTAGGGAGAACTCGGCAGAGACAATGACACTGAAGATTGGAGCCAGTAAAGGGAAAACAAGCAAGTTGACATT
Protein-coding regions in this window:
- the LOC120293787 gene encoding uncharacterized protein LOC120293787, whose product is MEGDGEAEGRLAHLCNKLGKMMYENDMTILDEELSAEKLQECRFSLVGQLYNNPNVNFQALTTAMKKVWKNENVKVKLLENGKISFAFRNEGDKNRVLEGGPWSFSNHLLLLKAWEPDTPLHYYEFKTCAFWVRIYGLPLEWNSESMIKKIASSMGRVLEVKTDARGPAF